CAATAATTCCTGGTCTTAAATCAAACACTTCCTTAACAATCTCAGCAATACGAATATCAGTCAATCCATTTTTTGCAGAACCATATGTATTTACGTTAATACCTGTAGGCTCAACAACACCAATTGCATAAGAAACCTGAACCAACACCTGCTTAGCTACTCCTGCGGCTACCAAATTCTTGGCGATCCATCTTGTGGCGTATGCAGCTGAACGATCCACTTTACTCGGGTCCTTTCCTGAAAAAGCCCCACCTCCATGTGCACCTTTTCCACCATAGGTATCCACAATAATTTTTCGACCTGTCAATCCGGTATCTCCATGAGGACCTCCAATCACAAATTTCCCGGTTGGATTAATATGATATTTAATATCTGTTGTAAACAGACTTTGAATATGTTCCGGCAACTTCGACTTTACACGTGGAATCAAAACATTTACAATATCATTATAAATCTTTTCTTGCATTTGTTGCTCAGCCAACTTTGGATTTCCTTCGTCAACTATAAACTCATCATGTTGAGTTGAAATAACAATAGAATCTATTCTAATCGGATTATGGTTCTCATCATACTCAATTGTCACCTGCGACTTGGCATCCGGTCTTAAGTATTTGATTTCAGATTCTTCTCTACGAATAACAGCTAGCTCTCTTAGAAGCAAGTGTGATAAATCCAACGCTAATGGCATGTAGTTTTCTGTTTCGTCAGTGGCATATCCAAACATCATCCCCTGATCACCTGCACCTTGCTCTTCCACACCACCTCTATCAACTCCCTGGTTGATATCGTTAGATTGTCCGTGAATGGCAGTGAGCACTCCACAAGAATTTCCATCAAACTTGTATTCGCTTTTTGTATATCCGATTTTATTAATTGTTTCTCTTGCGATTTGTTGCACATCAACATAAGCATCAGTTTTCACTTCTCCTGCTGCTACTACCTGCCCGGTGGTCACTAATGTTTCACAAGCTACCTTAGAGTTTTTATCAAATGCTAAAAAGTGATCTAACAAAGCATCACTAATTTGATCCGCTACTTTATCCGGATGACCTTCAGAAACTGATTCTGATGTAAAAAGGTAAGACATATATAATTATATAATTAATTTAAAATACTTTCTTCATGTCAATTCTAAGAATATTACGTCAATAAGAAAGTATCCAATTTTGTTTTTTGACTTTATTTAGACGAAAGGGTCGTGCGGCTTACAATTTAGCATTTTTTACTGTGGTTGCAAGCGTTCAAATCCTTCCACCGTGCAAATGTAATTTTTTTATATTAGCATTTGTCAATCTCCTGTTTCATATTATCAAATAACCATTCAAAACCTTACATTTGACGCTCATATAGAATTACAATTAAATGAGCGATTTTGAATTTTCTTTAGCATATGCTAAAAAACAAGATGAACTAGATCCACTTAAAGATTTTCGTCAGAAATTCCACTTTCCACAACATAACAATCAAGACACGGTATACTTTACCGGTAACTCATTGGGGTTAGCTCCCAAAACCGCTCTATCCGCTCTTGAACAAGAAGTCAATGATTGGAAAAAATATGGTGTTGAGGGCCACTTTCAAGCTAAAAACCCGTGGGTAAGCTATCATGAAATGTTTGCTGAGCCTTTAGCCAATTTAATGGGGGCTAAACCTGAAGAAGTGGCTGCCATGAATGGCCTTACTTCAAACCTTCATTTACTGATGGTTTCGTTTTATCGCCCAACAAAAGATCGATATAAAATTATTTGTGAAGGCAAAGCATTTCCTTCTGATCAGTATGCACTTCAAAGCCAGGTAAAGCATCATGGTTTAAAACCTGAAGATGCTATTATTCAATTATTCCCTCGTGAAGGTGAGCATACATTAAGAACTGAAGATATTATTCAAACCATTCAGGACACGGGCTCTGAACTGGCATTGGTTATGATTGGTGGAGTCAATTATTATACGGGGCAATATTTTGACATTCCTCAAATTACCAAAGCAGGTCATGAAACCGGAGCAATCGTTGGATGGGATTTGGCACATGCTGCAGGAAATATTCCTATGCAGCTGCATGAGTGGGAGGTTGATTTTGCTGCATGGTGTTCATATAAATACATGAATTCCGGGCCAGGAAGTATTTCCGGTATTTTTGTACATGAAAAACACTGTAAGAATCCTGATCTTCCAAGATTTGCCGGATGGTGGGGACATAATAAAGAACGTAGATTTTTAATGGAGCCTGAATTTGAACCAATTCAAACGGCAGAATCATGGCAATTAAGTAATGCTCCAGTTTTGGCAATGGCTGTTCACAAAGCTTCTCTGGATATATTTATGGAAGCCGGAATCGAAAACTTAAGAGCCAAAAGCATCCATTTAACCGCTTATCTGGAATATGTGATTCAACAGGTTTCAAACGATGATCCAAATACGTCATTTGAAATCATTACCCCTTCAGTTCCTGAAGAAAGAGGAGCCCAATTATCCATTCTATCTCATGGAAAGGGCAAAGAACTTTTTGACCACCTCACTAATGAAGGAGTTATAGCAGACTGGCGAGAACCTAACGTGATTAGAATCGCACCAGTACCTTTATATAATAACTATGAAGATGTGTATCGATTTGGTACAATTCTTCAAAATGGGCTAAAAGCATAAACCAATGGAAGAACTCCTCCCATCTGCAATGAGAGAATTCAAACATCTGTTTTGGGTGTTTGGTGCATTACTTGTGGGTATAGTGATTATGCGTTTGGGGATCAAAAAATCAGTAAAACCTCCAAAAGGGGGTCGATTTTTTAAACGAAAAATGGAAGATAAATAAAGAATTAAACGGGACTAAATAAAGAATTAAAGCATGGAAAAAGTAGTAATTGTTGGCGCAGGATTAGTCGGGTCATTATGGGCTGTATATTTATCTAAAGCAGGATATAACGTTACCATTTATGAACGTAGACCAGATATTAGACGCGCTGATATTTCTGCGGGAAAATCTATTAACCTTGCTCTTTCTACCAGAGGTTGGAAAGCTCTTGATGCTGTGGGTATCGGAGATGAAGTAAGAAAAATGGCTATTCCAATGACTGGCAGAATCATGCATGATTTAAATGGTAATTTAACTTATCAACCGTATGGTAAAGAAGGGCAAGCCATTTACTCCATCTCGAGAGGTGGAGCCAATGCTAAGATGATGGATTTAGCTGAATCTCATGGAAATGCAAAAATCCATTACAACATGCAATGTACTAATGTAGATGTTGAAAATGGAGTTATCTATTTAAAAAATACTGAAACTGGTGAAACATCTACCGATCAGGCTGATTTAATTTTCGCATGTGATGGCGCTTTTTCAGCAGTAAGATATAATGCTTTACAAAAACTAGATCGATTTGACTTCTCACAGAAATATGTAGAAGATGGATATCGAGAAATTCTATTACCTGCCAATGAAGATGGTTCTTATAAGCTAGACAAGAATGCGCTTCATATTTGGCCTCGCGGACGTTTCATGCTGATTGCGTTAGCTAATGAAGATGGGTCTTTTACATGTACTTTGTTTATGCCTCATGAAAACGATGAAAACGCGTTTGACAAACTAAACAGTAAGGAATCTGTAGATCAATTCTTTAAATCCACATTCCCTGACTTTTACGAAATGATGCCAAATATTGCGGATGCCTGGGAAGATCATCCTCTTTCTTCTTTAGCCATAGTTCGTTGTTATCCTTGGACAGCTGGAAAAGTTGCTTTAATGGGAGACGCAGCACATGCTACCGTTCCATTCTATGGCCAGGGAATGAATGCTGGTTTTGAAGATTGTAGCATTATGTGGGAATTGATGCAAAAGCATGGCAAAGATTGGGATGCTATTTTTAAAGAGTATCAAATCTCTCGCAAGCCTAATGGTGACGCTGTTCAGGATTTATCAATTCACAATTACCATGTCATGCGCGACTTTGTAGGTGACCCAATGTTCTTATTACAGAAAAAAATTGAAGCGAAATTCTCCGCAAATCACCCCGATAAATGGATGCCTTTATACTCTCAGGTAACATTCAGCAATATTCCATATTCTGAAGCGTTAGAAGTAGGGAAACGACAAGATGCAATCATGAAAGAAATCATGAAAACAGAAAACATTGATGAGATTTGGGATTCTGTGGAAATTGAAGAAGCTATCTTAAACGCCATTAAATAATGATTCGAATAAGCCTCATATTTTTAAGCTTTTTATTCTTTTCTGCTCCAGCATGGAGTCAGAGAAAAGCATATAAAATTCAGAAAAAACAAAAGAACTACTATGAGGCTTATCCAAACCCTTTTGATTTTAGACCTACCGGATGGTTATTTGAAGGAGGTGTAACCGGAACGAAGGGTTTCGCAGATCCATCATCATTAGTTTCTGGAGATTCTACATTTTCTTTTTCTTCAGCTATTCGTCCGGGTGTCGCCTTATCTGTTGGAAGATATCTCAGTCTTAAAAAAGGTCATAAGATCATTAAATACATTGACTATACAGCCGGGTACAAGATGCTATGGAACCATGAAGGGCAAGACTTAAATGTGACGAATTCTTCTGCAAATCAATCCTTTTCAAACAATGCTGTTGCACATTATGCCAGTGCGAATCTCAATTTGAATAATGTAATCAGCATAAACGATTACAATTTTATTCAAAACTCGATTGGAATTAACTTAGATTATAGATTCGCTCAGAATTTGTCAGGAGATGGTATCAATCAACAAATTGCACCCGACAAGTTTATTATTCAATTACACTATAAATTGGCGTGGGGCTTTATGATTGATAATGACAAGGCACTTATCCCATATATTGAAATTCCAGTGTTTAATCTTACACCTTCCCAAAAGAACTTTTCTCAGTTAGATTATTTCAGTCAATCTTACCAAAGCGTAATTGTAGGAGTACGTTTAATGTTATTTAGATTGGGACAGAAAGAATGTCCGAAAGCCATAAATTACCAGGCTGATCCGAACCAAAAAAACGGATACTAAAACAAGCCGTGTAATTCAGTGTCAATCTTGTGGATGATTAGACCTAAATCTTCCTTGTCTTCCTTGAAATTATTGTCATCCACATCAATGATCAATAATTTACCACGGGTATAGGAATTAATCCAGGATTCGTATCTTTCATTCAAACTTTTTAAATAATCCAAACGAATAGATTCTTCATAATCTCTACCACGAGACTGGATTTGTCTTACCAAAGTAGGAACTGAAGCACGTAAATAGATTAATAAATCTGGTGGTTGCACGAAAGAACCGATTAGGTTAAACATAGAAAAGAAATTCTCGAAATCTCTGGTTGTCATTAAACCCATTGAATGCAAGTTCGGAGCAAAAATATATGCATCTTCATAGATCGTACGATCTTGAATAAAATCTTTGCCGCTTTCTCTAACTTTTAAAATTTGAGAAAATCTACTCGTCAGGAAATACACCTGAAGGTTGAAAGACCAACGCTGCATATCATTGTAAAAATCGTTTAGATATGGATTTTCATCTACATCCTCAAAGTGTGGCTCCCATTTATAATGATCTGACAACAATCTGGTTAGTGTAGTTTTTCCTGATCCAATATTTCCTGATACCGCAATATGCATAATCCTTAATTTCTATTAATTTCAATATTTAAAAGGTGTCCAAATTTAAAATTTTACTTCACAACTATTCTATAAATCAACAACTCATTTTGGGTAATTAATAACAATTTGTCATCATGCAGAGTAAAGTCAATGATATCAGCTTGCTCCAACTTCATTTCCGAAGTTTCAGCGGTTTTAAGATCATATGAAAATAATTTATTTTCTAATACGTAAAACATTTTATCCGATCTCAGCACCATTTTTTTCAATCCTACTACGGGAATTCTTTTAGTGTAACTACCATACCAGTCAAAGACCAAAACACCTTCATTTGGATCATTTACATATAGCCACTTATTATACTCTCGAATGTAATTAGGTTCTGGCACAAAGCCCAAGATTTGAGATAGATTTCCACTTTGTGCAGTAGGTTCTAATTGTTCATCTAATCGAGTTAACTCAAAGGTGGTTTGATCAAAAATCCAAATCCCCTCATTGTACGATCTGCAAACTGCTGTCCCCTGAACATATCCAATCATATCCAATGAAACCCGGTCACCTCTTTCTGACAGCTGATTATCTATATAAATGATTTGAGACAAATCCTTAAAAAAAGTGATCATTTTTAATGCATTAGATGCATCTAATGAAGATATTTCCCCAAATGCCAATGCACTATTTTTTAACACAAAATTACCAGACTCGGTATACTTTCTGATTTCCCCACCTTTTACTAAATAGATATTTCCAATATTATCAGACTCTATAAAATCCGCCTGGATGGAAACCTTTTTTTCCAATTCCAAATATGACTCCTGACCATTAGTTTGACTAGCCAGCAAAAGCATCCATAAGCATATTTTAAAACGCCAAAATATCATCCATGTATTTTCTAGTATTCGACAATCTCGGCACTTTATTCTGCCCCCCGAGTTTACCTTTCCCTTTCATCCAGTTATAAAACGTTCCCGCAGGCAATTTATGTATAATTGGTGCTTGCAAAACAAAATCTTTATATCGCTTAGCCTCATAATCACTATTTAAAGACTTTAACGCAGTATCCAGAATTTCATTAAACTGCTCCATACTTTGAGGCGGTTTTGAAAACTCTATCGCCCATTCATGCCCGCCTCGATCTTTATCTTTCATAAAGATGGGGCAAGCCGTAAAATCAGTCATGGAAGCCTGAGTCCGATCACATGCAATTTTAATGGCCTGTTCTGCATTTTCAACCATCAGTTCTTCCCCAAATACATTCATAAACTGCTTCGTTCTACCCGTAACTTTTATTCTAAACGGATACAGATGCGTAAACATAATCGTATCTCCTATCTGATATCTCCATAAACCCGCATTGGTAGAAATAATCAAAGCATAATGTACTCCTACCTCTACCTCATCTAAGGTAAGCGTTTCCGGGTTTTCATCATCAAGTCTATCCAATGGTAAAAACTCGTAAAACACGCCATAATCCAGCATTAAAAGTAATCCACCATCAAAACTTTCACCATATAAATCCTGAATCCCGAAAAAACCTTCAGACGCACTATAAGTCTCCATATAATTAAGTCCCGGCAAATCAAAAATTTGATCAAACTGCTTTTTAAACGGCACAAAACTGACACCACCATGCGTATAGGTTTCTAAGTTTGGCCATACTTCACGAATGGTTTTTGCGCCTTTAATCTCTAACACCTTATTCAATAAAACCAAAGTCCAGGAAGGCACTCCTGCCAACGTGGTGATATTCTGATCTGCGGTGCGCTCCGCCATTTTTGTAAGTTTTTCCTCCCACTCCGACATTAAAGCAATCTTCTTGGATGGAGTTCTATGTAATTCAGCCCAAATAGGTAAGTTATCAATGATAATTGAAGACAAGTCACCAGAATATGAAGCCGGATTCGTCTTATTGATTTCACTACTTCCACCCAGTACCAGGCCTCTACCCGTAAACATTTTAGAGTCAGGTTTATATTTGATATACAGGGAAATTAAATCCTTCCCACCCTTATAATGACACGTCTCAAGCGCTTCAGGTGTTACCGGGATGAATTTACTCTTATCATTGGTTGTTCCAGATGATTTTGCAAACCATTTCGTCTCACCCGACCATAACACATTTTGTTCCCCGTTCTTCGCACGATCAATAAAAGGTTTTAAACTATTGTAATCCTGAATTGGAACTCGATTCTTAAATTCCTGAATTGATTTTATATCTGAATAACCGTATTTCTTTCCCCATTCCGTATTTTGGGATGTTTGAATTAGCTTGTTAAACCAATCATTTTGTACTTCAACAGGGTATTTAATAAAAAGGTCGATTTGATGAATTCGTTTCTTCATCGCCCAAACCAATATCGAGTTTAGTATTTCCATTCAAAATATTTAGTGGTACACAAATGTAATCTTTGAATCTATTCTCCGAAATTGTTGCTTTTTATTTTTTGTCAAACAAAAAACTATGTTTGTAACAAATAATCTAAAATGAAACAAACTCTAGTTCTTTTTGCTTTTATATCCCTATGTATTTCTTCCTGTATTAAAGAAGAGCCTCCGGTTGGGCATCCACTACCTGAAGTTGTTATCATAGATGAAGACATTGTTTTAGACACCACATGGAAGGGGAACAAAGTATATCAAATTACCACAAACATCAACATTAGAAATTCTGCAACACTTACCATAGAACCAGGATGTATCATTAAGTGCGACCGTGATGTACTGATCAAAATTCCAGAATATAGTAATGGTGCCATCCATGCAGTCGGAACGAATCAGAAAAACATTATTTTCACTTCTTCAGGTAATCGTCAAGATTATAATGAATGGGGAGGCATTCAGATTTTTGAGTATTATACCGAATCTGTATTTGAAAATTGTATAATCGAACATGCCAATCATACTTTTTCTTATGGAGGAACCTTTAGCCCCAATATTTATGGTGGCGGTTCACTTGTTTGCTTAGGTCAATACATAACAATAAAGGAATGCACTTTTAGGAACGGAAATGGGGTATATATGTGTCCCATATCAAAATTTAATTCTTCCGGAATTGCTATTGGACCATCTTCCAGATTTACATCTTTTATCAATAACAACTTTGAGCTAAACGTGAGTGTTCCTTTGGTTATTGGAGCTAATTCGGTTTCAACAATTGGTGAGGGGAATAAATTCAACCCTCAGTCCGTCATCAATGTACAAGAAAATTTGAATGAAGCAGGCTCGCATAACTGGATTAATCCTGGCATTCCATACGTACTCAATAATTACTTTTCTATTTGGGGCGTTTCTGGCAATCCTTGTACTATGATTCTGGAACCAGGGACCGAACTCAAGTGCCCTACCGGTTTTTCTGTAGGTCAAAACTCCGGTTCCGGTGGTTTAATTGCTAATGGAACACCTGAAAACCCAATTATCTTTAGAGGAAGTTACGCAGCCGATCAAAACTCTCCTCGAGACTGGAATGGTTTATCGATAGAAAACCTAAATTCCGATGGAGTTGTATTAAATCACTGTGTGGTTACAAATGGAGGGAAATATAGAGGTAACATTTACATTGGCAGCTCTATTGTAACTCCAATAACCATATCCAATTGTGAAATTAAAAACTCGTATAAATTTGGCATTTTTAAAGAACAGTTTGCCACA
This genomic interval from bacterium SCSIO 12643 contains the following:
- a CDS encoding GH3 auxin-responsive promoter family protein, with product MEILNSILVWAMKKRIHQIDLFIKYPVEVQNDWFNKLIQTSQNTEWGKKYGYSDIKSIQEFKNRVPIQDYNSLKPFIDRAKNGEQNVLWSGETKWFAKSSGTTNDKSKFIPVTPEALETCHYKGGKDLISLYIKYKPDSKMFTGRGLVLGGSSEINKTNPASYSGDLSSIIIDNLPIWAELHRTPSKKIALMSEWEEKLTKMAERTADQNITTLAGVPSWTLVLLNKVLEIKGAKTIREVWPNLETYTHGGVSFVPFKKQFDQIFDLPGLNYMETYSASEGFFGIQDLYGESFDGGLLLMLDYGVFYEFLPLDRLDDENPETLTLDEVEVGVHYALIISTNAGLWRYQIGDTIMFTHLYPFRIKVTGRTKQFMNVFGEELMVENAEQAIKIACDRTQASMTDFTACPIFMKDKDRGGHEWAIEFSKPPQSMEQFNEILDTALKSLNSDYEAKRYKDFVLQAPIIHKLPAGTFYNWMKGKGKLGGQNKVPRLSNTRKYMDDILAF
- the kynU gene encoding kynureninase, yielding MSDFEFSLAYAKKQDELDPLKDFRQKFHFPQHNNQDTVYFTGNSLGLAPKTALSALEQEVNDWKKYGVEGHFQAKNPWVSYHEMFAEPLANLMGAKPEEVAAMNGLTSNLHLLMVSFYRPTKDRYKIICEGKAFPSDQYALQSQVKHHGLKPEDAIIQLFPREGEHTLRTEDIIQTIQDTGSELALVMIGGVNYYTGQYFDIPQITKAGHETGAIVGWDLAHAAGNIPMQLHEWEVDFAAWCSYKYMNSGPGSISGIFVHEKHCKNPDLPRFAGWWGHNKERRFLMEPEFEPIQTAESWQLSNAPVLAMAVHKASLDIFMEAGIENLRAKSIHLTAYLEYVIQQVSNDDPNTSFEIITPSVPEERGAQLSILSHGKGKELFDHLTNEGVIADWREPNVIRIAPVPLYNNYEDVYRFGTILQNGLKA
- a CDS encoding deoxynucleoside kinase; its protein translation is MHIAVSGNIGSGKTTLTRLLSDHYKWEPHFEDVDENPYLNDFYNDMQRWSFNLQVYFLTSRFSQILKVRESGKDFIQDRTIYEDAYIFAPNLHSMGLMTTRDFENFFSMFNLIGSFVQPPDLLIYLRASVPTLVRQIQSRGRDYEESIRLDYLKSLNERYESWINSYTRGKLLIIDVDDNNFKEDKEDLGLIIHKIDTELHGLF
- the metK gene encoding methionine adenosyltransferase; the protein is MSYLFTSESVSEGHPDKVADQISDALLDHFLAFDKNSKVACETLVTTGQVVAAGEVKTDAYVDVQQIARETINKIGYTKSEYKFDGNSCGVLTAIHGQSNDINQGVDRGGVEEQGAGDQGMMFGYATDETENYMPLALDLSHLLLRELAVIRREESEIKYLRPDAKSQVTIEYDENHNPIRIDSIVISTQHDEFIVDEGNPKLAEQQMQEKIYNDIVNVLIPRVKSKLPEHIQSLFTTDIKYHINPTGKFVIGGPHGDTGLTGRKIIVDTYGGKGAHGGGAFSGKDPSKVDRSAAYATRWIAKNLVAAGVAKQVLVQVSYAIGVVEPTGINVNTYGSAKNGLTDIRIAEIVKEVFDLRPGIIERDLKLRNPIYSETAAYGHMGRKNETVVKEFKTLDGGSKKEEVELFTWEKLNKVDAIKALMN
- a CDS encoding FAD-dependent monooxygenase produces the protein MEKVVIVGAGLVGSLWAVYLSKAGYNVTIYERRPDIRRADISAGKSINLALSTRGWKALDAVGIGDEVRKMAIPMTGRIMHDLNGNLTYQPYGKEGQAIYSISRGGANAKMMDLAESHGNAKIHYNMQCTNVDVENGVIYLKNTETGETSTDQADLIFACDGAFSAVRYNALQKLDRFDFSQKYVEDGYREILLPANEDGSYKLDKNALHIWPRGRFMLIALANEDGSFTCTLFMPHENDENAFDKLNSKESVDQFFKSTFPDFYEMMPNIADAWEDHPLSSLAIVRCYPWTAGKVALMGDAAHATVPFYGQGMNAGFEDCSIMWELMQKHGKDWDAIFKEYQISRKPNGDAVQDLSIHNYHVMRDFVGDPMFLLQKKIEAKFSANHPDKWMPLYSQVTFSNIPYSEALEVGKRQDAIMKEIMKTENIDEIWDSVEIEEAILNAIK